The following nucleotide sequence is from Anopheles stephensi strain Indian chromosome 3, UCI_ANSTEP_V1.0, whole genome shotgun sequence.
AGCTATTTTACAATCTATAAATCGGAAcagcggtcttcacacggcaggaccggaggttcaaatcccatccggaccgttcccccgcgtagtgaggactgatcatccaactacgtggccagaaatggcaggcaaggCCTCGCGATAATTCCACTTTTTACATTGTCTAACACTCATTTTTACAACAAATAAAACTCATACTCAAATAGCTCGTTTGTTTCGctatacaaaagaaaaaaacaatccctaGCTTCTATCGTTTATTGGCTGTGTCTGCCTTGATAAATTAGTCTTAACCCCCGCGTGGTATCAGCGACCACTTGAGGGCAGCAAGAGGTTCTACAAAGTTTACTTAGCTTAAGATGTGTGGCAAGGTGTTCGATCGAGTGTTTCCTTACCTATGTTATGCTCTGCTTCCGCTATTCTTACATACAATttattccttgtttttttttgtaaattacgTCCGAAAATATTTGTAAATCTGTATGTAATGCATGTATAAAATGCGAAAATACTGAGATTTCTGTGTATTGCTTCGAGAGTTTGACGATCAAAGAAAGTCGCACCGTCCTATCGCAAGGTGTTTAAGTGAAGTTTCGTCTATCATCCCCACAATCGATCACTAAGTGCCATCTTAAGTGCTTAAGGTGGTTTGCTTGCTGCTAATGCGGCCACCTCAACAAGTGACAAGCGGCTGCTTAATGCCTAACGTAACTAAGTGTCTTTCGATGGGGCGAGGGGCACGTTAAGAAATGTTACAATCCCAACAGGCAAGCGACCAGTACAAGCAGGTAACCGCTTTATCGTACGGTTCCTTCCGTTCCTCGTCCCCATCCACCACATCCTGCCGCTCCAGGACGGGCGTTCGTTTCTGTCGAGATCGGGGCCGTCTGTTTTTGCGCCGCCGGGCGGCTGCAGCCGTCGTAACGTGGTCGGGGTGCTTCTGCTGGTTCTGCACcacttcctcctcctcgtcgtcgtcaaaCACGCGCGGGTCCTCCTCGTGCGTCACGTCCACCGCACTGTCCGCCCGATCGATCGAATCAATGTCCTCCGCACTGCGTCGTTCCTTCTGGCTGCTGCGGCGCCTGTTCCGGCTTCGGTGCTGCTCACCGATCGAGAGCGTGTTTGCGTTGTGCAGGTTGTTTTCCTCCGTCGAACGATTGTCGTTGTTCGAGGACAGCAGCGACGAGGACGAGTGAGCGTTCGAGCAGTTGCGATCCTTTTCCTCCTCGTCATCCTCGTCGATCAGGGTGAGCGTTTCGAACTGGTTGCTCGTACCGATTTCCTTCTCCTGCTGCAACAAATTTGGGAAAGCAAACCACAATCGGGTTAGTCGGTGCTTTAGTGAAACGGTGAGCAACAAGTGTCCATTACCTTGTGGCTAGCGATATCGCCATTCAGATTGTTAAGCTCGATCGTGCCCACCACTATCTGGGGCTGGGGCGAATGTTGCCCCTTGCCGGAACTGGTCGACGGGCAGGGTTCCGGCGACAGTTGatcaagctgctgctgctgctgctgctgttcggtgGTAGGCCCGTTTGCGGCCACCATCGAAGCGAGCGCACTGCCGGTGGCCGTCGTCGTTACAATGGTCGCCACGTCTAGGTTGTTCTCGTGAAGATCTCTAAAATAGAAATTACTACAACAGTTGTTTGGGTACGGTAAGAGAACAGTCGGTGCGATGCGAAATATCGCACGCATATATAATGCTCTGTTGGTTGGGATGCtctaccccccctccccaaaaaaggcacacacacctTCCCAAACCAGTGGTAGATGTTACCCGCAAACGATAGCATGGAACGAAGATGAGTTCCATTTTGGCAAGTGTCATAGCTCACAGGCGCTTCCGTAGGGCCTCTTCAACACTCGACCAAGGCGGCGATCACTCAACTAAACTGACGAATACGGTGATCATGAAAAACTCCACATCCAGTCTAGAAGGCAAGCGACATTATGTCACATCATCGGGACCACACAAACACCCTTGGCTCGGAAATCGTATGCGGATGTGAAAAGGGTCGATCCCTTCTTCGGTCGTGTTTCACAGCAACTGAGAAGGGCTGGAGCATAATGTCGCCGGGTGGCCTGCTTTTTGCTGCCCTTTGCGAAAAATGGCAGCAACCGTACTTGTTTGTGTCCCCTGTGTATATATCGCACTCGGGCGGATGGATGGTTCACATGCcgtttattttctttccctccctctgtttttttgtttagtctAGAGATGGGGAAACGATATTGGGGCTtcaaggtttgtttttttttcgtcctgcCAGTCGTCCTCGTTGTCCTTTCGAGAAGAGAGATAAAGATGAGCGACGGCGATTtatttgctgtgtgaaatggGATTTAAATTAGTCAGGGAAAGATGGTAAAGAAATTGAAGGACACGGCCAGGGTACGATCGTCCCGTTCGCGATCCGTTCCGGAAGAATTGTTGAAGAAGTTACTCATCAGGTGGGATTGGGTACAAGAATGTCACAGTCCTATAATCACTGAGCCAGTATTGATTTGAAAATGTAACACATTGCCTAAAACTGGACAATCCTGAACATAGTAAAGAAATGAAATTGAACATTGCTAGTTCATCCATAAGTAA
It contains:
- the LOC118513173 gene encoding uncharacterized protein LOC118513173 isoform X3, with translation MSSAGSTKNKPKKSSNLRILWIPGRKKHNRKGTYTPTKNGLPQTYGMQPRKNESWTLGGTMNHSKIINADLHENNLDVATIVTTTATGSALASMVAANGPTTEQQQQQQQLDQLSPEPCPSTSSGKGQHSPQPQIVVGTIELNNLNGDIASHKQEKEIGTSNQFETLTLIDEDDEEEKDRNCSNAHSSSSLLSSNNDNRSTEENNLHNANTLSIGEQHRSRNRRRSSQKERRSAEDIDSIDRADSAVDVTHEEDPRVFDDDEEEEVVQNQQKHPDHVTTAAAARRRKNRRPRSRQKRTPVLERQDVVDGDEERKEPYDKAVTCLYWSLACWDCNIS
- the LOC118513173 gene encoding uncharacterized protein LOC118513173 isoform X9 — its product is MMMIKRKARKQEPIQRVRVVLRDLHENNLDVATIVTTTATGSALASMVAANGPTTEQQQQQQQLDQLSPEPCPSTSSGKGQHSPQPQIVVGTIELNNLNGDIASHKEKEIGTSNQFETLTLIDEDDEEEKDRNCSNAHSSSSLLSSNNDNRSTEENNLHNANTLSIGEQHRSRNRRRSSQKERRSAEDIDSIDRADSAVDVTHEEDPRVFDDDEEEEVVQNQQKHPDHVTTAAAARRRKNRRPRSRQKRTPVLERQDVVDGDEERKEPYDKAVTCLYWSLACWDCNIS
- the LOC118513173 gene encoding transcription initiation factor TFIID subunit 11 isoform X8, which produces MMMIKRKARKQEPIQRVRVVLRDLHENNLDVATIVTTTATGSALASMVAANGPTTEQQQQQQQLDQLSPEPCPSTSSGKGQHSPQPQIVVGTIELNNLNGDIASHKQEKEIGTSNQFETLTLIDEDDEEEKDRNCSNAHSSSSLLSSNNDNRSTEENNLHNANTLSIGEQHRSRNRRRSSQKERRSAEDIDSIDRADSAVDVTHEEDPRVFDDDEEEEVVQNQQKHPDHVTTAAAARRRKNRRPRSRQKRTPVLERQDVVDGDEERKEPYDKAVTCLYWSLACWDCNIS
- the LOC118513173 gene encoding uncharacterized protein LOC118513173 isoform X10 produces the protein MTLAKMELIFVPCYRLRVTSTTGLGRDLHENNLDVATIVTTTATGSALASMVAANGPTTEQQQQQQQLDQLSPEPCPSTSSGKGQHSPQPQIVVGTIELNNLNGDIASHKEKEIGTSNQFETLTLIDEDDEEEKDRNCSNAHSSSSLLSSNNDNRSTEENNLHNANTLSIGEQHRSRNRRRSSQKERRSAEDIDSIDRADSAVDVTHEEDPRVFDDDEEEEVVQNQQKHPDHVTTAAAARRRKNRRPRSRQKRTPVLERQDVVDGDEERKEPYDKAVTCLYWSLACWDCNIS
- the LOC118513173 gene encoding transcription initiation factor TFIID subunit 11 isoform X7, which encodes MTLAKMELIFVPCYRLRVTSTTGLGRDLHENNLDVATIVTTTATGSALASMVAANGPTTEQQQQQQQLDQLSPEPCPSTSSGKGQHSPQPQIVVGTIELNNLNGDIASHKQEKEIGTSNQFETLTLIDEDDEEEKDRNCSNAHSSSSLLSSNNDNRSTEENNLHNANTLSIGEQHRSRNRRRSSQKERRSAEDIDSIDRADSAVDVTHEEDPRVFDDDEEEEVVQNQQKHPDHVTTAAAARRRKNRRPRSRQKRTPVLERQDVVDGDEERKEPYDKAVTCLYWSLACWDCNIS
- the LOC118513173 gene encoding transcription initiation factor TFIID subunit 11 isoform X5, with product MTLAKMELIFVPCYRLRVTSTTGLGSNFYFRDLHENNLDVATIVTTTATGSALASMVAANGPTTEQQQQQQQLDQLSPEPCPSTSSGKGQHSPQPQIVVGTIELNNLNGDIASHKQEKEIGTSNQFETLTLIDEDDEEEKDRNCSNAHSSSSLLSSNNDNRSTEENNLHNANTLSIGEQHRSRNRRRSSQKERRSAEDIDSIDRADSAVDVTHEEDPRVFDDDEEEEVVQNQQKHPDHVTTAAAARRRKNRRPRSRQKRTPVLERQDVVDGDEERKEPYDKAVTCLYWSLACWDCNIS
- the LOC118513173 gene encoding uncharacterized protein LOC118513173 isoform X2, whose product is MSSAGSTKNKPKKSSNLRILWIPGRKKHNRKGTYTPTKNGLPQTYGMQPRKNESWTLGGTMNHSKIINANFYFRDLHENNLDVATIVTTTATGSALASMVAANGPTTEQQQQQQQLDQLSPEPCPSTSSGKGQHSPQPQIVVGTIELNNLNGDIASHKEKEIGTSNQFETLTLIDEDDEEEKDRNCSNAHSSSSLLSSNNDNRSTEENNLHNANTLSIGEQHRSRNRRRSSQKERRSAEDIDSIDRADSAVDVTHEEDPRVFDDDEEEEVVQNQQKHPDHVTTAAAARRRKNRRPRSRQKRTPVLERQDVVDGDEERKEPYDKAVTCLYWSLACWDCNIS
- the LOC118513173 gene encoding uncharacterized protein LOC118513173 isoform X4; this translates as MSSAGSTKNKPKKSSNLRILWIPGRKKHNRKGTYTPTKNGLPQTYGMQPRKNESWTLGGTMNHSKIINADLHENNLDVATIVTTTATGSALASMVAANGPTTEQQQQQQQLDQLSPEPCPSTSSGKGQHSPQPQIVVGTIELNNLNGDIASHKEKEIGTSNQFETLTLIDEDDEEEKDRNCSNAHSSSSLLSSNNDNRSTEENNLHNANTLSIGEQHRSRNRRRSSQKERRSAEDIDSIDRADSAVDVTHEEDPRVFDDDEEEEVVQNQQKHPDHVTTAAAARRRKNRRPRSRQKRTPVLERQDVVDGDEERKEPYDKAVTCLYWSLACWDCNIS
- the LOC118513173 gene encoding transcription initiation factor TFIID subunit 11 isoform X6, which encodes MMMIKRKARKQEPIQRVRVVLRNFYFRDLHENNLDVATIVTTTATGSALASMVAANGPTTEQQQQQQQLDQLSPEPCPSTSSGKGQHSPQPQIVVGTIELNNLNGDIASHKQEKEIGTSNQFETLTLIDEDDEEEKDRNCSNAHSSSSLLSSNNDNRSTEENNLHNANTLSIGEQHRSRNRRRSSQKERRSAEDIDSIDRADSAVDVTHEEDPRVFDDDEEEEVVQNQQKHPDHVTTAAAARRRKNRRPRSRQKRTPVLERQDVVDGDEERKEPYDKAVTCLYWSLACWDCNIS
- the LOC118513173 gene encoding uncharacterized protein LOC118513173 isoform X1 gives rise to the protein MSSAGSTKNKPKKSSNLRILWIPGRKKHNRKGTYTPTKNGLPQTYGMQPRKNESWTLGGTMNHSKIINANFYFRDLHENNLDVATIVTTTATGSALASMVAANGPTTEQQQQQQQLDQLSPEPCPSTSSGKGQHSPQPQIVVGTIELNNLNGDIASHKQEKEIGTSNQFETLTLIDEDDEEEKDRNCSNAHSSSSLLSSNNDNRSTEENNLHNANTLSIGEQHRSRNRRRSSQKERRSAEDIDSIDRADSAVDVTHEEDPRVFDDDEEEEVVQNQQKHPDHVTTAAAARRRKNRRPRSRQKRTPVLERQDVVDGDEERKEPYDKAVTCLYWSLACWDCNIS